The following proteins come from a genomic window of Kitasatospora sp. NBC_01246:
- the metH gene encoding methionine synthase, with amino-acid sequence MATAADPSVTQQSRANALRESLATRVVVADGAMGTMLQAQDPSLEDFQNLEGCNEVLNITRPDIVRSVHDAYFAVGVDCVETNTFGANFSALGEYDIPERIFELSEAGARIAREAADSFTDGRTRWVLGSIGPGTKLPTLGHAPYEVLRDGFQLNAAGLIAGGADALLVETSQDLLQTKAAILGSKRALAEAGLDLPVLVQVTVETTGTMLLGSEIGAALAALEPLGVDYIGLNCATGPAEMSEHLRYLAKNAKIGLSCMPNAGLPVLGKDGAHYPLSPAELAEAHDVFTREYGLSLVGGCCGTTPEHLRQVVERVQGRPVVARTPRPEPSAASLYQAVPFRQDTSYLAIGERTNANGSKKFRDSMLAGDWQACVEIAREQIRDGSHLLDLCVDYVGRDGVADMKEVAGRLATASTLPIVLDSTEPEVLRAGLEALGGRAVLNSVNYEDGDGPDTRFGRIASLAREHGAGLIALTIDEDGQARTAETKVAIAERLITQLTTEYGIDEGSILVDCLAFTLGTGQEESRRDGIETIEAIRELKRRHPDVQTTLGLSNISFGLSPAARMVINSVFLNECVEAGLDSAIVHASKILPMARIPEDQRDVALDLVYDRRSEGYDPLQKLLQLFEGVSSTSMRASKAEELAALPLEERLQRRIIDGERNGLEADLDEALAQRPALEIVNSTLLAGMKVVGELFGSGQMQLPFVLQSAEVMKTAVAHLEPHMEKSDDEGKGTIVLATVKGDVHDIGKNLVDIILSNNGYTVVNLGIKQPVSAILDAAQEHRADVIGMSGLLVKSTVIMKENLQELNQRKLAADYPVILGGAALTRAYVEQDLHEIYEGEVRYARDAFEGLRLMDALIAVKRGVPGAALPELKQRRHARVEVEEPEEVNLGQVRSDVSVDNTVPEPPFWGDRIVKGVPFADYASWLDEDALFKGQWGLKAARTGEGPSYEELVETEGRPRLRMWLDRLQTEGWLEPAVVYGYYPANSKGDDLIVHNEDGTERTRFTFPRQRRGRRLCLADFFRPEESGERDVLGLQVVTMGNRISEAANELFANNSYRDYLELHGLSVQLAEALAEFWHARVRFELGFSGEDPQDVKDMFALKYRGARFSLGYGACPELEDRAKITELLRPERIGVVLSEEFQLHPEQSTDAIVIHHPEAKYFNAR; translated from the coding sequence ATGGCCACTGCAGCCGACCCGTCCGTCACCCAGCAGAGCCGCGCGAACGCGCTGCGTGAGTCGCTCGCCACCAGGGTGGTGGTGGCCGACGGGGCGATGGGAACCATGCTCCAGGCCCAGGACCCGAGCCTGGAGGACTTCCAGAACCTGGAAGGCTGCAACGAGGTCCTCAACATCACCCGGCCCGACATCGTGCGCTCGGTCCACGACGCGTACTTCGCGGTCGGCGTGGACTGCGTGGAGACCAACACCTTCGGCGCCAACTTCTCGGCGCTCGGCGAGTACGACATCCCCGAGCGGATCTTCGAGCTGTCCGAGGCGGGCGCCCGGATCGCCCGGGAAGCCGCCGACTCCTTCACCGACGGCCGCACCCGCTGGGTGCTCGGCTCGATCGGCCCCGGCACCAAGCTGCCCACCCTCGGCCACGCCCCGTACGAGGTGCTGCGCGACGGCTTCCAGCTGAACGCGGCCGGCCTGATCGCCGGCGGCGCCGACGCGCTGCTGGTGGAGACCAGCCAGGACCTGCTGCAGACCAAGGCCGCGATCCTCGGCTCCAAGCGCGCGCTCGCCGAGGCGGGGCTGGACCTGCCGGTCCTGGTCCAGGTGACGGTCGAGACCACCGGCACCATGCTGCTCGGCTCGGAGATCGGCGCGGCGCTGGCCGCGCTGGAGCCGCTGGGCGTCGACTACATCGGCCTGAACTGCGCCACCGGCCCGGCCGAGATGAGCGAGCACCTGCGCTACCTGGCCAAGAACGCGAAGATCGGCCTCTCCTGCATGCCGAACGCGGGCCTGCCGGTGCTGGGCAAGGACGGCGCCCACTACCCGCTGTCCCCGGCCGAGCTGGCCGAGGCGCACGACGTCTTCACCCGGGAGTACGGCCTCTCGCTGGTCGGCGGCTGCTGCGGCACCACGCCCGAGCACCTGCGCCAGGTGGTCGAGCGCGTCCAGGGCCGCCCGGTGGTCGCCCGCACCCCGCGCCCGGAGCCCTCGGCCGCCTCGCTGTACCAGGCGGTGCCGTTCCGCCAGGACACCTCCTACCTGGCGATCGGCGAGCGCACCAACGCCAACGGCTCGAAGAAGTTCCGCGACTCGATGCTGGCCGGCGACTGGCAGGCCTGCGTGGAGATCGCCCGCGAGCAGATCCGGGACGGCTCCCACCTGCTGGACCTCTGCGTGGACTACGTCGGCCGCGACGGCGTCGCCGACATGAAGGAGGTGGCCGGCCGGCTGGCCACCGCCTCGACCCTGCCGATCGTGCTCGACTCCACCGAGCCGGAGGTCCTGCGGGCCGGTCTGGAGGCGCTCGGCGGCCGAGCGGTGCTCAACTCGGTCAACTACGAGGACGGCGACGGCCCGGACACCCGGTTCGGCCGGATCGCCTCGCTGGCCCGCGAGCACGGCGCCGGCCTGATCGCCCTCACCATCGACGAGGACGGCCAGGCCCGCACCGCCGAGACCAAGGTCGCCATCGCCGAGCGGCTGATCACCCAGCTCACCACCGAGTACGGCATCGACGAGGGCTCGATCCTGGTCGACTGCCTGGCCTTCACCCTGGGCACCGGCCAGGAGGAGTCCCGCCGGGACGGCATCGAGACCATCGAGGCGATCCGCGAGCTCAAGCGCCGCCACCCGGACGTGCAGACCACCCTGGGCCTGTCCAACATCTCCTTCGGGCTGAGCCCGGCGGCCCGGATGGTGATCAACTCGGTCTTCCTGAACGAGTGCGTCGAGGCGGGCCTGGACTCCGCGATCGTGCACGCCTCGAAGATCCTGCCGATGGCCCGGATCCCGGAGGACCAGCGCGACGTCGCCCTGGACCTGGTCTACGACCGCCGCAGCGAGGGCTACGACCCGCTGCAGAAGCTGCTCCAGCTGTTCGAGGGCGTCTCCTCGACCTCGATGAGGGCGTCCAAGGCGGAGGAGCTGGCGGCGCTGCCGCTGGAGGAGCGCCTGCAGCGCCGGATCATCGACGGCGAGCGCAACGGCCTGGAGGCCGACCTGGACGAAGCGCTGGCGCAGCGCCCGGCGCTGGAGATCGTCAACAGCACGCTGCTGGCCGGCATGAAGGTGGTCGGCGAGCTGTTCGGCTCCGGCCAGATGCAGCTGCCGTTCGTGCTCCAGTCCGCCGAGGTGATGAAGACCGCGGTGGCCCACCTGGAGCCGCACATGGAGAAGTCCGACGACGAGGGCAAGGGCACCATCGTGCTGGCCACCGTCAAGGGCGACGTCCACGACATCGGCAAGAACCTGGTCGACATCATCCTGTCCAACAACGGCTACACCGTGGTCAACCTGGGCATCAAGCAGCCGGTCTCGGCGATCCTGGACGCCGCCCAGGAGCACCGGGCGGACGTCATCGGGATGTCCGGCCTGCTGGTGAAGTCCACCGTGATCATGAAGGAGAACCTGCAGGAGCTGAACCAGCGCAAGCTGGCGGCCGACTACCCGGTGATCCTCGGCGGCGCCGCGCTCACCCGGGCCTACGTCGAGCAGGACCTGCACGAGATCTACGAGGGCGAGGTCCGCTACGCCCGGGACGCCTTCGAGGGCCTGCGGCTGATGGACGCGCTGATCGCGGTCAAGCGCGGCGTGCCCGGGGCGGCCCTGCCGGAGCTCAAGCAGCGCCGGCACGCCCGGGTCGAGGTCGAGGAGCCGGAGGAGGTCAACCTCGGCCAGGTCCGCTCGGACGTCTCGGTCGACAACACCGTGCCGGAGCCGCCGTTCTGGGGCGACCGGATCGTCAAGGGCGTGCCGTTCGCCGACTACGCCTCCTGGCTGGACGAGGACGCGCTGTTCAAGGGCCAGTGGGGCCTGAAGGCCGCGCGCACCGGGGAGGGCCCCTCGTACGAGGAGCTGGTGGAGACCGAGGGCCGGCCGCGGCTGCGGATGTGGCTGGACCGGCTGCAGACCGAGGGCTGGCTGGAGCCGGCCGTGGTCTACGGCTACTACCCGGCCAACTCCAAGGGCGACGACCTGATCGTCCACAACGAGGACGGCACCGAGCGGACCCGCTTCACCTTCCCGCGCCAGCGGCGCGGGCGCCGGCTCTGCCTGGCGGACTTCTTCCGCCCGGAGGAGTCGGGCGAGCGGGACGTGCTGGGCCTCCAGGTCGTCACCATGGGCAACCGGATCTCCGAGGCGGCGAACGAGCTGTTCGCCAACAACTCCTACCGCGACTACCTGGAGCTGCACGGCCTCTCGGTGCAGCTGGCCGAGGCGCTGGCCGAGTTCTGGCACGCCCGGGTCCGCTTCGAGCTGGGCTTCTCCGGCGAGGACCCGCAGGACGTCAAGGACATGTTCGCGCTGAAGTACCGGGGCGCCCGGTTCTCGCTCGGCTACGGGGCCTGCCCGGAGCTGGAGGACCGCGCGAAGATCACCGAGCTGCTGCGGCCCGAGCGGATCGGCGTGGTGCTCTCGGAGGAGTTCCAGCTGCACCCCGAGCAGTCCACGGATGCGATCGTGATCCACCACCCGGAGGCCAAGTACTTCAACGCGCGGTAA
- a CDS encoding SRPBCC family protein: protein MDGRWWIGIGVVAAAGAGAVVLAALAAGRRLPVEHVTEGGLELDQPPGAVWDVVTDVDLYPAWRPGLSHVERLPEGAGGRPRWREYGPHGHATYEVLESEAPHRLVTGVADPDLPYGGTWTLVLTPAGQGCSLTVTERGEVHRPLHRAVSHYVLGEDATVRRYLGALAHRMA, encoded by the coding sequence ATGGACGGACGGTGGTGGATCGGCATCGGCGTGGTGGCGGCCGCCGGGGCCGGCGCGGTGGTGCTGGCGGCCCTGGCGGCGGGCCGGCGCCTGCCGGTGGAGCACGTGACCGAGGGCGGCCTGGAGCTCGACCAGCCGCCGGGTGCGGTGTGGGACGTCGTGACCGACGTCGACCTCTATCCGGCGTGGCGCCCGGGCCTGTCCCACGTCGAGCGGCTGCCGGAGGGCGCGGGCGGCCGGCCGCGCTGGCGCGAGTACGGCCCGCACGGCCACGCCACCTACGAGGTGCTGGAGAGCGAGGCCCCGCACCGGCTGGTGACCGGCGTGGCCGACCCGGACCTGCCCTACGGCGGCACCTGGACGCTCGTGCTGACGCCGGCCGGGCAGGGCTGCAGCCTGACGGTCACCGAGCGCGGCGAGGTCCACCGGCCGCTCCACCGCGCCGTCTCGCACTACGTGCTGGGCGAGGACGCCACCGTCCGGCGCTACCTGGGCGCCCTCGCGCACCGGATGGCGTGA
- a CDS encoding SGNH/GDSL hydrolase family protein, with protein sequence MQRHPLLAALAAVPLLLCAAPAAAAAPADAPPRYAALGDSYAAGVAAGAYDPAAGDCHRSANAYPALWAADHGATGFLAAACNGATTADVRGGQLPKVGADTTVLTLTVGGNDLGFAGAAADCLQPLTTEARCAATLDESGHRLREELPGRLSALYDDVRTAAPRARVVVTGYPHLLRTGTTCLIGTDARRQRFNALTDELDELIRREAEAHGFAFADVRTAFEGHGVCAGAGREWITGIVLPRLWESFHPTPEGQSLGYLPAVTAATGPR encoded by the coding sequence GTGCAGCGCCACCCGCTCCTCGCCGCCCTGGCCGCCGTCCCGCTCCTGCTCTGCGCCGCGCCGGCCGCCGCCGCCGCGCCCGCCGACGCCCCGCCCCGCTACGCCGCGCTGGGCGACTCCTACGCCGCCGGGGTCGCGGCCGGCGCCTACGACCCGGCCGCCGGCGACTGCCACCGCAGCGCCAACGCCTACCCGGCGCTCTGGGCCGCCGACCACGGCGCCACCGGCTTCCTCGCCGCCGCGTGCAACGGCGCGACCACCGCGGACGTCCGCGGCGGACAGCTCCCGAAGGTCGGCGCGGACACCACGGTGCTCACCCTCACCGTCGGCGGCAACGACCTGGGCTTCGCCGGGGCGGCCGCCGACTGCCTCCAGCCGCTGACCACCGAGGCCCGCTGCGCCGCCACCCTGGACGAGTCCGGCCACCGGCTACGGGAGGAGCTGCCCGGCCGGCTCTCCGCCCTGTACGACGACGTGCGGACCGCCGCCCCGCGGGCCCGGGTGGTGGTCACCGGCTATCCGCACCTGCTGCGCACCGGCACCACCTGCCTGATCGGCACCGATGCCCGCCGGCAGCGGTTCAACGCGCTCACGGACGAGCTGGACGAGCTGATCCGCCGCGAGGCCGAGGCGCACGGGTTCGCCTTCGCCGACGTCCGGACGGCGTTCGAGGGCCACGGGGTCTGCGCGGGCGCGGGGCGGGAGTGGATCACCGGCATCGTGCTCCCCCGGCTCTGGGAGTCCTTCCACCCCACGCCCGAGGGGCAGTCCCTCGGCTACCTGCCGGCCGTCACCGCCGCGACCGGACCGCGCTGA
- a CDS encoding PAC2 family protein translates to MIELEDVPELIDPVMVCAFEGWNDAGDAASAALAHLDDTWGGKVFAALDAEDYYDFQVNRPTVWLDGGIRRITWPTTRLSVVRVTEPATRDIVLVRGIEPSMRWRSFCNELLGFAHELGIELVVILGALLGDTPHSRPVPVSGVTSDPELAQRLDLEESRYEGPTGIVGVLQEACTHAGVPAVTLWAAVPHYVAQPPNPKATLALINKLEDLLDLRIPPGELGEDSRAWQLGVDQLAAEDTEVAEYVQQLEEAQDTAELPEASGDAIAREFERYLRRRENVGPAGEKPVAGHATAERPSEPEPPAARESQDGNEED, encoded by the coding sequence GTGATCGAGCTGGAAGATGTTCCCGAGTTGATCGACCCGGTCATGGTCTGCGCCTTCGAGGGCTGGAACGACGCCGGGGACGCGGCCTCCGCGGCCCTGGCGCATCTGGACGACACCTGGGGCGGCAAGGTGTTCGCCGCCCTGGACGCCGAGGACTACTACGACTTCCAGGTCAACCGCCCCACGGTCTGGCTGGACGGCGGCATCCGCCGGATCACCTGGCCGACGACCCGGCTCTCGGTGGTCCGGGTGACGGAGCCCGCGACCCGGGACATCGTCCTGGTGCGCGGCATCGAGCCCAGCATGCGCTGGCGCTCGTTCTGCAACGAGCTGCTGGGCTTCGCGCACGAGCTGGGCATCGAGCTGGTGGTGATCCTGGGCGCGCTGCTCGGGGACACCCCGCACAGCCGTCCCGTCCCGGTCAGCGGGGTCACCTCCGACCCGGAGCTGGCCCAGCGGCTGGACCTGGAGGAGAGCCGCTACGAGGGCCCGACCGGGATCGTCGGGGTGCTCCAGGAGGCCTGCACGCACGCCGGGGTGCCCGCCGTGACGCTCTGGGCGGCGGTGCCGCACTACGTCGCGCAGCCGCCGAACCCGAAGGCCACGCTGGCGCTGATCAACAAGCTGGAGGACCTGCTGGACCTGCGGATCCCGCCGGGCGAGCTCGGTGAGGACTCCCGGGCCTGGCAGCTCGGCGTGGACCAGCTGGCCGCCGAGGACACCGAGGTGGCCGAGTACGTCCAGCAGCTGGAGGAGGCGCAGGACACCGCCGAGCTGCCGGAGGCCTCGGGCGACGCGATCGCCCGGGAGTTCGAGCGCTACCTGCGGCGGCGGGAGAACGTCGGCCCGGCCGGTGAGAAGCCGGTCGCCGGGCACGCCACGGCGGAGCGGCCGAGCGAGCCCGAGCCGCCGGCCGCGCGGGAGAGCCAGGACGGCAACGAGGAGGACTGA